In the Populus trichocarpa isolate Nisqually-1 chromosome 1, P.trichocarpa_v4.1, whole genome shotgun sequence genome, CAAGCAGGTGGAAATGTTCAAGCTGCTTGGGCCAAGAGCTACCAAACTAGCCTAAATCGTAGGCATCCTGAAGATGGATTGTCCAATTGAATTGAAAACTTcggaaatgtaaaaataattcatcTCTATTCAAATCAATCTTTCCTTTGGAATTCATTCTGCATTTTTCAAGAGTAAATAAGaatagtaaatattttatttatttatttatatcaaatccattttttttatattttagaactGAAAGTaactctctgtttttctttataatgtttttttgctttttttaattttaacgtGTTAGGTTTTTTAgtcaattatttcttaataaatctcaaattccaatctcttttttttattaaaaaaaataaaatatttcggTTGCTATCTAAATTGGCACAGCATAACACAGCCTAAAAATTAgcagaaaaaatagagaagaaaagattAACAAGGTCGTGGGAAGCACACACAAACATAAAGCAGGAtcttctttcattgttttttatttattattattttcttttaattgtttaatcCAGTCAACGGTCAACCATTCCAAATAGATGGATAAAATACACCCAAGATTTTCTCTCATGTTTCCTACAGAACATTTGTGTCCCTTCATTTCCTTCCAGCTCTCCCCAGCCTCTCACAGCAAAGACCATTTCAATAATTCAATCcccaccaaaaaagaaagaaccaaaAAATACGTTGAAATTACAAACTCACTAAAATTAATGAACGTCCCTCTCTTTCACCTTCTTTCTTCTTGAAACCCCCTCCCCACCTTGACCTTtcatttgcttgtttttttgtaCCAGAACAATGGAAAGAGACTTGTCTGAAAAACATCCGCCTGAGAAACAGCTTTCTAATAATTCAGACAGTTCTGACAACGAAGAAAATGCCACCAACATTACTACCAATCTCAATGCCAATCATCATGATCACCCCGAGACTGAAACCTGTGATCAGTTGGTGTCCCAGTCACCTAAAGCAGGGGTGAAAGTGGAAGAATCAGACAATACAAGTCATGAGATCGAGGAAGTTCATCAtgaggagaaagaaaatgatgaaaagattGGAGACACCTCTCCTCCTGAAATTCATTATACCCTTGAAACTGTCTCTCAAGATATTGATCAGCTTATTACATCATTGTCAGCCACTCCGAAAGATGCAAAAGAAAcaattgtagaagaagaaaaagatgagaAGGTGCCTATGGAGATTCCTGTGTTTGTTGAGAAATTTTTGGATCTTGTTGAAGAAAAGGTGGCAAAACATGAGCTGACTGAAGGGAAAGGGAAGTGGGGTCAAAATCCTGAGGAGGATTCGTCGTTTCTTGAAGCTGTGAATCGGATTTCCAAGCTAACATCTTCCCTTGATGGATTGAGATCCGATCCAAATCATGCAGCATTGATCAGCCGTATTGGAGGGATTCAACAGCGAGCAATGACATGCTTGGAGGATGAATTCAGGTTCACTCTTGAAGATATTAAACATAATGATCAAGATCCTAATACTGATGCAAAAGGGAAGCAACATGAAGCTGACCGCTGCGTACTGCCAGAATCTGAATCAGCAGAAACTGACAACTTCTTAGGATATTCTGATGACGCTGTTTCAAAATTGAATAGAATTGCCAAGGAGATGATTGGAGGTGGATTTGAATCTGAATGTTGCCATGTGTACATGATGATTAGGGGGCAAGCATTTGATGAGTGCTTCGCCGAGATAGGATTTGAGAAGATCAGCATTGATGAGGTGCAGAAGATGCAATGGGAAGCTTTGGAGAGAGAGATCCCTTTATGGATCAAGGCCGTCAGGGAATATGCAAGCATTTACTTTGTGAAAGAGCTAAAGCTCGCCGAGGCTATTTTCTCCAATTATTCCTCAATCTCCTCTAGCCTTTTCAGCAATCTTACGCGCAGTGTGTTGATACAGCTCCTAAATTTTGCTGAAGCTGTTGCAATGACAAAGCGCTCGGCAGAGAAGTTATTTAAGTTTCTTGACGTGTATGAAACTCTGCGCGACAGTCTTCCAGCAATGGGGGCTTTGTTTTCAGAGGAATATGAAAATGAGCTTAAAACAGAGTCAACAACAGCTCGGTGTCGGATTGGAGAGGCTGCAATCTGTATGTTTTGTGATTTGGAGAATTCAATCAAGTCTGATACAGGAAAAACTCCAGTGCCTGGCGGTGCGGTTCACCCGTTGACTCGCTACACGATGAATTATCTGAAGTATGCAGGTGAATACATAGCAACTCTTGAGCAAGTCTTTCGAGAACATTCAAAGATCGAACGTGCTGATTCAACAAGCAGGCCACGCTACGAAAGTGAGTCACAAAACTTTAACAATGACAATGATGAAGAAAATCAGTCtccattttcaaatcaattggTGAGAGTAATGGACTTATTAGACTCCAATTTGGAGGCCAAGTCCAAGCTTTATAAGGATATTGCATTGAGCTGCATTTTCATGATGAATAATGGACGCTACATTGTGCAAAAGATCAAAGGCTCCACAGAGATCCGTCAAATGATGGGAGATCCATGGTGCCGCAGGAAATCCTCGGAACTCAGGAACTACCATAAGAATTATCAAAGAGAGACGTGGAGCAAACTCCTGGGTTGTTTAGGCCATGAGGGACTGCAAGTGAATGGAAAAGTAATTAAGCCAGTGTTGAAAGAGAGGTTCAAGAGCTTCAACGTGTTATTTGATGAGATCCACAAGGCGCAGAGCTCATGGGTGGTGAGTGATGAACAACTTCAATCAGAGCTTAGAGTTTCAATAACGGCGGTGGTGATACCAGCATACCGGTCCTTCATGGGGAGGTTTTCGCAGTATTTAACCCCTGGAAGGCAAACAgaaaagtacataaaatatCAGGCTGAAGACTTGGAGACTTATATTGATGAACTTTTTGATGGAAATTCTGCCTCCGGGGCCCGAAAGAGACCATAATATTCATGATCTAGCTCCTTTCATGAACAAATTGAGCATTCTAAGGGTAAGTTAAGGATGCAATTTGGAGGAGTTGATGCctacattttgttatttttcgaAGGATTTGCAGTCAGTTTTAGCCACCTTGATAATTTTAGGGTGCAAAATGTTGTAAGGAGGCCTCTTGTTTTTCTGCTGGAAATGCATGGATAAAGCTAGCAATTATTCATGGAACTCCATCGGTTAAAGTACTGATAACTTTTGCAGGGTTGGCCTTTAATTTCAATTGGTTCACccatgtaatttgtttttttcttgaatttttgtattATGAACAACATGATTCTGAATCATTTTTAACGTTGTGATTCTGCTCggctaattaatttttacaatcctatgctttttttttcaatttattttcttttggtcGTATATCCAATCttcctttattttcctttgag is a window encoding:
- the LOC7456258 gene encoding exocyst complex component EXO70B1: MERDLSEKHPPEKQLSNNSDSSDNEENATNITTNLNANHHDHPETETCDQLVSQSPKAGVKVEESDNTSHEIEEVHHEEKENDEKIGDTSPPEIHYTLETVSQDIDQLITSLSATPKDAKETIVEEEKDEKVPMEIPVFVEKFLDLVEEKVAKHELTEGKGKWGQNPEEDSSFLEAVNRISKLTSSLDGLRSDPNHAALISRIGGIQQRAMTCLEDEFRFTLEDIKHNDQDPNTDAKGKQHEADRCVLPESESAETDNFLGYSDDAVSKLNRIAKEMIGGGFESECCHVYMMIRGQAFDECFAEIGFEKISIDEVQKMQWEALEREIPLWIKAVREYASIYFVKELKLAEAIFSNYSSISSSLFSNLTRSVLIQLLNFAEAVAMTKRSAEKLFKFLDVYETLRDSLPAMGALFSEEYENELKTESTTARCRIGEAAICMFCDLENSIKSDTGKTPVPGGAVHPLTRYTMNYLKYAGEYIATLEQVFREHSKIERADSTSRPRYESESQNFNNDNDEENQSPFSNQLVRVMDLLDSNLEAKSKLYKDIALSCIFMMNNGRYIVQKIKGSTEIRQMMGDPWCRRKSSELRNYHKNYQRETWSKLLGCLGHEGLQVNGKVIKPVLKERFKSFNVLFDEIHKAQSSWVVSDEQLQSELRVSITAVVIPAYRSFMGRFSQYLTPGRQTEKYIKYQAEDLETYIDELFDGNSASGARKRP